The Dyadobacter sp. 676 DNA window GCCTCGGAGATCACTTCGAAGCTCACGCCGCGCACTGTCATTTCCGACGCAAACTGCTGATTGTAAGCCACCATAAAACTACCACCCCGGTAATTGAGGAGCCAGTCCATTTCCATTTCGTAATTTTTCAGGATCCAGTAAGATATGCCGTATGCCTTTAAATGGTTCTTTTGCGTCTCGTCCATCGGGATCAGCAGGCGGTTGGCCATCGCGTTGAGCGAGCCGATCAAAAAAATGACGAGCGGGATATACAGGCGTATCACTGGTTTGATTCTTTCGACTTTCATGCGCAGTTTTACATTCAGGTAAAGATTAAATATAGTAAAGAAACCGTCGCGATCCGAAATTTACTACAAAACACGTACCGGCTCCCGACGCTCAGACTCCATTACTAACGACCAAATCCTGTTTCTGGTGCGCCAGTTTTAACCGCTATGATAATACGCGAAAATATCGAAGAGGGCTTGCGTTCGATCCAGAGCAACCTGCTCCGGACCGTTCTTACCGCGATGATCATCGCCATCGGCATTACCTCCCTGGTGGGCATTCTCACGGCCATTGACGGGATACAGGGTTCAGTCAACAGCAGTTTCGCCGACCTCGGGGCCAACACCTTCACCGTTCGTAACCGCGATGAGGACAATTTCCGTCGCGAAGGCCGCCGGAGTAAGCAATATCCGCCCGTCACTTATCGCCAGGCCAAAGCATTCGCCGACAAATTCAAAGCCTCTTACGAAGCCACCGCGTCGCTTTCCGCCGATATCGCGGGAGCCGTACAGGTCAATTACCGCAGCGCCAAAACCAACCCGAACAGCAATGTGGTCGGTTCCGACGACCAATACCTGGCCATTAACGGCTACAAAATCGCCCTCGGCCGCAATCTCGACAAAAATGACCTCGAAAACTCTCTGAATGTTGCAGTGCTGGGACAGGAAATTGCGCGTAAGTTATTCGAACGCACCGACCCCATCAATAAGGAGATTACCTTTATGGGTGCCCGGTATAAGGTAGTAGGCGTACTCGAAAAAAAGGGTTCGCTGGGAGGCAACAATAATTCCGACCGCCTTATTCTCATTCCGCTTGAAAACGGCCGTGGGTTGGCTGCCAACCGCACGCTGACCTATAATATCACTGCATCCGCCCCCAACGCCGGCGACGGCGACCTGATCGTCGAAGAAGCACGCGGCATTATGCGCCGGATCCGCAACGACGAACTGGGTAAGGAAGATTCCTTTACCATCGACCGTGCCGACGCGATGGTGAAGGATTTCGATAATATCACCGGTTATCTCCGCATCGGCGGTTTCGTGATCGGTACCGTTACATTACTTGGGGCTTCCATCGCACTAATGAACATCATGCTGGTATCGGTTACCGAGCGGACGCGTGAGATCGGAATCCGCAAATCTCTCGGCGCAACGCCGCGTGTCATCCGCATGCAATTCCTGATCGAAGCCATTGTCGTGTGCGTACTCGGGGGCATCGGCGGGCTGGTACTCGGCATCATCGTCGGGAACAGCATTACCGGCCTCATCAGCGAAAACAGCTCTTTTGTGGTGCCATGGCTCTGGATGGCGGTGGGTATAGCGATATGCGTGATGGTAGGCGTGCTATCGGGGATCTATCCGGCTATCAAAGCGTCCCGTCTCGACCCAATCGAGGCATTGCGCTATGAATAAGCGAATTAACCGGCATCCCCCGATTTTTATTCCAAAAATCTCGGGAAAATTTGCGCTGGGGACTTGCTTAATCTTTTTTTCTGTCTACTTTTGCACTCCCAACCCAGAAGATCAATGCCCAGATGGCGGAATCGGTAGACGCGTTGGTCTCAAACACCAATGAGGTAACACTCGTGCCGGTTCGACTCCGGCTCTGGGTACAGAACGGAACTTTAGCGAGAAATCGTCCTAAGTTCCGTTTTTTGTTTTAGCTAAATCACTGTTTATCTGATAGATAACGAAGCCACTTCGTTGACTTTTCCGGTTCGATAACGTTAGCGGGATCACAGCTGGTAAGTTTTTCTGGCGGCAATAATCCTGAGGCAACAAACGATATGGAGCAGGATGCCGCATTTGTTCGAGACAATGCTACTATTCAGAATCTTCGTATTCAAACAAATGCAGATTTGGTAATTTGTCTTGTAGAACGTGAATATGCCAATGGCGTAATCGGTTCAGTTACTACCATACTGGCTAATAATTCCAATTATACAGCTGCTGTTCGCGCTACATTCTCGAGTTTAAACAATTTTTTCACTTTTACCCACGAGCTAGGAGACCTCGTAGGGGTCGTCACCGGAATGATCCAGGCGGTCCGGCTTATTCGCACGGGTACCTATTTGCCGCCAATGGGTCATTTCGGACTATGATGCATACTTTCGATGCAAGTTCCACCCGCATTATGCACTTTTCAAGTCCCAACGTCAACTTCAACAATGTGCCGACTGGAACTTCAAATACTAACCACGTAGCAAGCGTATTTCCGAGACTAATGTTAATACGGCAAATTTCCGGCCGTCTGTGAGTCAACAATTTAACGCCGCTATTATTGGACCGACGAGTATCAACACCGCGGGTTGGTACAATTGGGAACTGTATTACTTTTGCAAGCCGTTAGGATCGACAACCTGGCAATTTAGTAAGGATGGTTTTAACTATGGCTCTCCGGTAGGATTTGGTGACATGGTTAGCAACTATAATATAACCGACGCTAATAACGGCAACTTGTTCCTTCGCTGTACAATT harbors:
- a CDS encoding ABC transporter permease; translated protein: MIIRENIEEGLRSIQSNLLRTVLTAMIIAIGITSLVGILTAIDGIQGSVNSSFADLGANTFTVRNRDEDNFRREGRRSKQYPPVTYRQAKAFADKFKASYEATASLSADIAGAVQVNYRSAKTNPNSNVVGSDDQYLAINGYKIALGRNLDKNDLENSLNVAVLGQEIARKLFERTDPINKEITFMGARYKVVGVLEKKGSLGGNNNSDRLILIPLENGRGLAANRTLTYNITASAPNAGDGDLIVEEARGIMRRIRNDELGKEDSFTIDRADAMVKDFDNITGYLRIGGFVIGTVTLLGASIALMNIMLVSVTERTREIGIRKSLGATPRVIRMQFLIEAIVVCVLGGIGGLVLGIIVGNSITGLISENSSFVVPWLWMAVGIAICVMVGVLSGIYPAIKASRLDPIEALRYE